In the Helianthus annuus cultivar XRQ/B chromosome 11, HanXRQr2.0-SUNRISE, whole genome shotgun sequence genome, one interval contains:
- the LOC110889651 gene encoding probable serine/threonine-protein kinase At1g54610: protein MGCVCGKPSAIEDSRESPRDRYGVKTSSELRVPRVTSSRREDVYRVKTQSDNNGGPMLVNKHVNGSVRLPGDNFERKRDKTESVVSTHHPALGSVPRATEGEQVAAGWPPWLAVVAGEAIKGWVPRRADSFEKLDKIGQGTYSNVYRARDLDQGKIVALKKVRFDNLDPESVRFMAREIHILRKLNHPNVIKLEGLVTSRMSCSLYLVFEYMEHDLAGLASHPSLKFTESQVKCYVRQLLNGLDHCHSNGILHRDIKGSNLLVDNNGVLKIADFGLASFFDPSQSQPLTSRVVTLWYRPPELLLGATYYGTAVDLWSTGCIVAELYAGKPIMPGRTEVEQLHKIFKLCGSPSEDYWRKSKLPHATIFKPQQPYKRVVAETFKEFPTPALALMETLLSIDPADRGSAASALKSEFFTTKPFPCDPSSLPKYPPSKEFDAKMRDEEARRQVAAGGKVHRPDPERRPARESRAVPAPDANAELATSLQKRQGQSYSRSEKFNPHHEDSASGFPIDPPRPSQAMEEDQTNNLHKRASHSGPLVQRAAWSKVGKKVESNGPDLSAMSGLVAARKSMLYEERRDRDKTGTSQPPPRLISRFPGSLKEASSNAAGPPDDDARTINKDPVNIGYGSKGSKIHYSGPLLAPSGKVDQMLKDHDRQIQEAVRRARDKTKVRKVQVDNTLFSGR from the exons ATGGGTTGTGTTTGTGGCAAACCTTCTGCTATTGAAGATAGTAGAGAGAGTCCAAGGGATAGATACGGCGTTAAAACTTCATCGGAATTGAGGGTGCCTAGGGTTACTTCATCAAGAAGAGAAGATGTGTACAGGGTCAAAACTCAATCAGATAATAATGGTGGACCAATGTTAGTTAATAAGCATGTTAATGGCTCAGTCAGACTGCCCGGGGATAATTTTGAGAGGAAAAGGGATAAGACTGAGTCTGTTGTTTCCACACACCATCCTGCCCTGGGCAGTGTTCCTAGAGCGACCGAAGGTGAACAGGTCGCCGCTGGTTGGCCACCGTGGCTTGCGGTGGTTGCCGGTGAAGCTATCAAAGGTTGGGTGCCTAGACGAGCGGATTCTTTTGAGAAATTGGATAAG ATTGGGCAAGGTACGTATAGTAATGTCTATCGGGCCCGTGATCTCGATCAGGGTAAAATCGTTGCTTTAAAGAAAGTACGGTTCGACAATCTCGATCCCGAAAGTGTCCGCTTTATGGCCCGTGAAATCCACATTCTACGCAAGCTCAACCATCCAAACGTTATAAAACTCGAAGGTCTAGTAACATCTCGAATGTCATGCAGTTTATATCTCGTTTTTGAGTACATGGAACATGATTTAGCCGGGCTTGCTTCTCACCCAAGTCTCAAGTTCACCGAATCACAAGTCAAATGCTACGTACGACAATTATTAAACGGGCTCGATCATTGTCACAGTAACGGTATTCTTCACCGTGACATAAAAGGTTCAAACCTATTAGTCGATAATAATGGCGTTTTAAAGATAGCAGATTTCGGTCTAGCAAGCTTCTTTGACCCAAGTCAAAGTCAACCCTTGACCAGTCGCGTCGTCACGTTGTGGTACAGACCACCTGAACTTTTACTCGGAGCTACTTATTACGGCACTGCTGTTGATTTATGGAGTACCGGTTGCATAGTTGCCGAATTATACGCTGGCAAACCGATAATGCCGGGAAGAACCGAG GTAGAACAGCTGCACAAAATTTTCAAGCTTTGCGGATCACCGTCGGAGGATTATTGGAGAAAATCGAAATTGCCTCATGCTACCATTTTTAAGCCTCAACAACCGTATAAACGGGTTGTTGCGGAAACGTTTAAGGAGTTTCCGACACCCGCGTTAGCTCTCATGGAGACGCTTCTTTCTATAGATCCTGCTGATCGTGGGTCCGCCGCTTCGGCTTTGAAGAGTGAG TTTTTTACGACAAAACCATTTCCGTGTGATCCTTCAAGCTTACCGAAGTATCCTCCTAGTAAAGAATTTGATGCTAAAATGCGCGATGAAGAAGCTAGGAG ACAAGTTGCGGCTGGAGGCAAGGTTCACCGGCCCGACCCTGAACGAAGACCCGCAAGGGAGTCTCGAGCCGTTCCCGCACCCGACGCTAATGCTGAACTTGCAACCTCTTTGCAG AAAAGACAAGGGCAGTCATATTCTCGTAGCGAAAAATTCAACCCGCATCACGAGGATTCCGCTTCCGGGTTTCCAATTGACCCACCAAGACCTTCTCAAGCTATGGAAGAAGACCAAACCAATAATCTGCATAAGCGGGCTTCACATTCCGGGCCATTGGTCCAACGGGCCGCCTGGTCAAAAGTCGGAAAAAAGGTCGAGTCAAACGGACCGGATTTATCAGCAATGTCGGGTTTAGTAGCTGCGAGGAAAAGCATGTTATATGAAGAGCGGAGAGACAGGGACAAAACCGGAACGTCACAACCGCCTCCACGACTGATAAGTCGGTTTCCTGGTTCGCTTAAAGAAGCTTCTTCAAATGCTGCCGGACCGCCTGATGACGATGCAAGAACAATTAATAAAGATCCGGTTAAT ATCGGGTACGGATCTAAGGGCAGCAAGATCCATTACTCGGGCCCACTACTCGCTCCCTCCGGGAAAGTTGACCAGATGCTGAAAGACCATGATCGCCAAATTCAAGAAGCTGTAAGGCGCGCACGCGATAAAACCAAGGTGCGGAAAGTCCAGGTGGACAATACATTATTTTCGGGTCGCTGA